The proteins below are encoded in one region of Sminthopsis crassicaudata isolate SCR6 chromosome 1, ASM4859323v1, whole genome shotgun sequence:
- the SPINK4 gene encoding serine protease inhibitor Kazal-type 4, translating into MKVTVCMLILSLIAITGAWGEPVKAREFVFQKMPICEHMGEIPVCPNLYQPVCGTDEKTYDNECQLCIARMKTKQDIQIIKDGVC; encoded by the exons ATGAAGGTCACAGTGTGTATGCTCATCTTGTCTCTGATTGCTATCACTGGTGCATGGG GAGAGCCAGTGAAGGCAAgagaatttgtttttcagaaaatg CCAATCTGTGAACACATGGGGGAAATCCCAGTGTGCCCCAACTTGTATCAACCTGTCTGTGGAACCGATGAGAAGACCTATGACAATGAATGCCAATTATGTATTGCAAGAAT GAAAACTAAACAGGATATCCAGATTATAAAGGATGGAGTATGCTAA